The Citrifermentans bemidjiense Bem genome window below encodes:
- a CDS encoding cysteine hydrolase family protein — protein MKRSKKIMFCSAGSVLLLVLVLFAAIYWSMRPTTGTPINKYATPRAALLIVDIQEDYTGPQAKKRYRDGDRIVTVSNALLAQAQANGAVVVFVKNVIDNPIMSALMGGINAPDSPGAEMDRRLIEIPAAVTFQKSRPDAFSTPELDAYLREKQVDQIFITGLDGAYCVSATARGALNRGYKVTLFQDGVATESSKNIEELAKSWRQAGAQVKTGSEI, from the coding sequence GTGAAGCGATCTAAAAAAATAATGTTCTGCTCTGCTGGTTCTGTTCTTCTTCTGGTGCTTGTGCTATTCGCTGCGATCTACTGGAGTATGCGCCCCACAACGGGAACTCCAATCAACAAATATGCCACTCCACGCGCTGCGCTTCTTATCGTTGACATCCAAGAAGACTACACTGGCCCGCAAGCAAAGAAACGCTACAGGGACGGTGATCGCATCGTCACTGTCTCTAATGCATTACTGGCACAGGCCCAAGCAAACGGAGCCGTTGTCGTGTTTGTAAAGAACGTGATCGATAACCCGATCATGTCTGCTCTCATGGGCGGAATCAACGCCCCAGATTCACCCGGTGCGGAAATGGACCGCCGCCTCATCGAAATTCCCGCGGCGGTTACTTTCCAGAAGAGCCGGCCGGATGCGTTTTCCACTCCAGAGCTTGATGCCTATCTTAGAGAAAAGCAGGTAGACCAAATATTTATCACCGGCCTGGACGGCGCCTACTGTGTGAGCGCCACTGCTCGTGGCGCTCTCAATCGCGGCTACAAAGTGACGCTGTTTCAGGACGGCGTAGCGACCGAAAGCAGCAAAAACATAGAGGAGTTGGCCAAGAGTTGGCGTCAAGCCGGAGCTCAAGTTAAGACGGGCTCCGAGATTTAA
- a CDS encoding DUF5684 domain-containing protein, giving the protein MKTLFRTWVLVLAIWLELSGMCFAKQVFLQDGSVLECEAFWRRNGEVVVKVNRDVVLNFTRSEVNIGKTFKEAKRRAAAVKRSQGHRKRSETTSVAGTPGHQGVQSAARAGEAQAAVLPAEQVPAAPKAAPVAASAPVATEAVLPEPAQGASAESGPISQTELEQRTRENAELMAQAIKKQDPELMKKAVEAQKSLVQQQKSAQTIVRKNGQPLKEPAWFKYLLMMAFSGVLIIVAMWVIFRKAGESGIKSIIPFYNLYVLMVISGKPGWWFILLFVPIVGLAIHLLTMLSLAEKFGRSAAFAVGMIFLPVFFFPMLAFGGSQYEAMPKELEFTFSEEPPVS; this is encoded by the coding sequence GTGAAAACTTTATTTCGAACTTGGGTGCTTGTTCTGGCTATCTGGCTGGAGCTGTCAGGAATGTGTTTTGCCAAGCAGGTTTTCCTGCAGGACGGCAGCGTCCTTGAGTGTGAAGCCTTTTGGAGGCGCAATGGCGAGGTCGTGGTTAAGGTGAACCGGGACGTGGTCCTCAACTTCACGCGCAGCGAAGTAAATATCGGTAAAACGTTCAAGGAGGCAAAACGCCGTGCGGCCGCGGTAAAGCGGAGCCAGGGCCATAGAAAGCGGTCTGAGACGACATCCGTTGCCGGAACGCCTGGCCACCAGGGCGTGCAGTCAGCTGCAAGGGCAGGCGAGGCGCAGGCGGCGGTGCTGCCGGCAGAGCAGGTTCCTGCGGCGCCGAAAGCCGCTCCGGTTGCCGCTTCGGCACCGGTGGCAACCGAGGCGGTCCTGCCCGAACCGGCCCAGGGTGCTTCCGCCGAAAGCGGCCCCATTTCGCAAACGGAACTGGAGCAACGCACCCGCGAGAATGCCGAACTGATGGCGCAGGCGATAAAGAAGCAAGACCCCGAACTGATGAAGAAGGCGGTCGAGGCGCAGAAGAGCCTGGTCCAACAGCAAAAAAGTGCGCAAACCATTGTCCGGAAAAACGGGCAGCCCCTCAAGGAACCGGCCTGGTTCAAATATCTGCTCATGATGGCTTTCAGCGGAGTCTTGATCATCGTCGCCATGTGGGTCATTTTCCGCAAGGCCGGCGAGTCGGGGATCAAGAGCATCATCCCGTTTTATAACCTCTATGTCCTGATGGTAATCTCGGGAAAGCCGGGTTGGTGGTTCATCCTGCTGTTCGTCCCTATCGTGGGATTGGCAATACATCTGCTCACAATGCTGTCGCTGGCGGAGAAATTTGGAAGAAGCGCAGCTTTTGCCGTGGGAATGATTTTTCTCCCGGTGTTCTTCTTCCCTATGCTTGCCTTTGGAGGATCCCAGTATGAGGCAATGCCGAAGGAGTTGGAGTTCACCTTCTCAGAAGAACCTCCAGTGAGTTGA
- a CDS encoding nitroreductase family protein, whose product MEKNDQTIGTLSEIVRARRTIRSFSNNVPPVEEMEEILRSAIFAPFGRATGLPPKEIRKIFVFSQGTEPMEQARELLLMEISRVARKVKIAITLFPFLKKTMGLFAERISVLERKGIPGLLEAPYYVVIATRKGFPAMEKQTIAHAMQNMWLSATAQGLGLQPISQTSIMSKNKEFMQLLGLKAGDYELDGCVIGVQKAPAEPREERQLEDFVTWVR is encoded by the coding sequence ATGGAGAAAAATGATCAAACAATAGGAACCTTGAGTGAGATCGTCCGCGCGAGGAGAACGATACGCAGCTTTTCTAATAACGTTCCGCCTGTGGAGGAAATGGAAGAGATTCTTCGATCAGCGATATTCGCTCCATTTGGTCGTGCCACAGGGCTTCCTCCAAAGGAGATCCGCAAGATTTTCGTCTTTTCGCAGGGTACGGAACCTATGGAACAGGCAAGAGAACTGCTGCTCATGGAGATAAGTCGTGTTGCTCGCAAGGTGAAGATCGCAATCACTCTCTTCCCCTTTCTCAAAAAGACAATGGGGCTATTTGCAGAACGCATTTCAGTGCTTGAACGAAAGGGGATACCCGGTCTTTTGGAAGCCCCGTACTATGTCGTCATTGCGACCCGAAAGGGGTTTCCAGCCATGGAAAAGCAAACCATAGCACATGCGATGCAAAACATGTGGCTGTCGGCTACTGCGCAAGGCCTCGGATTGCAGCCCATTTCTCAGACCAGCATCATGTCGAAGAACAAGGAGTTCATGCAGTTGCTGGGGTTGAAGGCGGGCGATTATGAGTTGGACGGATGTGTCATCGGGGTGCAGAAGGCGCCTGCCGAACCCCGCGAGGAACGTCAGCTGGAAGATTTCGTTACCTGGGTTAGGTAA
- a CDS encoding M48 family metallopeptidase, protein MIDSCAAFWYDGRTSQRREVTVSLVECSLIVSGPDLERAYPLAEVRIDQRLGRVRRTLRFPDGASAETGADDFLDELLKTQGRGGFVGRLHRWEMSLGKAGAALLLTLAVVFCLVRYGVPLLAQRVAFALPAATEEAIGRETLQILDKVALQPSALPKERRLELERLFRAMVSQHPERRGWRLEFRASREIGANAFALPSGIVILTDRMVEIAENDHQLAGVLAHETGHVTHRHALRHLLQNSATALVVAGLTGDIVSVSSFAATMPAVIINAKYSRDFEREADAAAVEYLKGRGIPVRRYAEILARLDADHYKERDAVPRLGEMLGSHPLMLERVQNVLAAE, encoded by the coding sequence ATGATCGATTCCTGCGCTGCATTCTGGTACGACGGCCGTACCTCGCAAAGGCGGGAGGTGACGGTGAGTCTCGTCGAGTGTTCTTTGATAGTGTCCGGGCCGGATCTGGAACGCGCGTATCCTCTGGCGGAGGTCCGGATCGACCAGCGCCTGGGGAGGGTGCGGCGCACGCTGCGATTCCCCGACGGCGCGTCCGCGGAGACCGGTGCAGATGACTTTCTGGACGAGCTGCTGAAAACACAGGGGAGGGGCGGTTTCGTCGGGCGTTTGCACCGCTGGGAAATGAGTCTTGGCAAGGCAGGCGCTGCTTTGCTCCTCACGCTGGCTGTCGTCTTTTGCCTGGTTCGATACGGCGTTCCCTTGTTAGCGCAGAGGGTAGCCTTCGCCCTACCTGCTGCGACCGAGGAGGCTATCGGCCGGGAAACCCTGCAGATCCTCGACAAGGTGGCCTTGCAGCCGAGCGCGCTCCCCAAAGAACGCCGGCTGGAGTTGGAGCGCCTTTTCCGCGCCATGGTCTCGCAGCATCCCGAACGCCGCGGGTGGCGCCTGGAGTTTAGGGCTTCCAGGGAGATAGGCGCCAATGCCTTCGCACTCCCCTCCGGCATCGTCATCCTGACCGATCGCATGGTGGAAATTGCCGAAAACGATCACCAACTGGCCGGGGTGCTGGCCCATGAGACGGGGCATGTAACCCACAGGCACGCCCTGCGCCATCTGCTGCAGAATTCGGCCACAGCTCTCGTGGTCGCCGGCTTGACCGGAGACATCGTCTCGGTCAGCTCTTTTGCTGCAACCATGCCTGCAGTCATCATCAATGCAAAATACTCGCGCGATTTCGAGCGGGAAGCGGATGCCGCTGCAGTTGAGTACCTGAAGGGAAGGGGTATCCCGGTGCGCCGCTACGCCGAGATCTTGGCGCGGCTCGATGCGGATCATTACAAAGAGCGGGACGCAGTTCCCCGCCTCGGGGAGATGCTTGGCAGTCATCCTTTGATGCTGGAAAGGGTGCAAAACGTGTTGGCCGCCGAGTAG
- a CDS encoding sugar phosphate isomerase/epimerase family protein: MKIGAMNHPCRNPADEIRRFADMGLDFIDLTLEPPQAGWWQCNLQQIKAALAETGMGVVGHTAYYLPIAHPFEEVRRGAIDGFRHCIEIFAELGAKAMNIHPDAHAPMHDRSFVISQNLKSLTEIMKAAEGTGVSVMVENLPRNFNSAAQLAELLDPLPQLGLHLDIGHTELMVKTSTADEILERFGSRLMHAHLHDNKGGDADLHLPLGAGVIDIPRHLAVLKKSGYDGTITLEVFTPDTSYLKYSAKRLRAMWDEA; encoded by the coding sequence ATGAAAATAGGAGCCATGAACCATCCCTGCCGCAATCCCGCCGACGAGATACGCCGCTTCGCCGACATGGGGCTCGACTTCATCGACTTGACGTTGGAGCCGCCGCAAGCCGGATGGTGGCAATGCAACTTGCAGCAGATAAAGGCGGCGCTGGCCGAGACCGGGATGGGGGTGGTAGGCCACACCGCCTACTATCTCCCCATCGCCCATCCCTTCGAGGAGGTGCGGCGTGGGGCGATCGACGGATTTCGCCACTGTATTGAGATTTTTGCCGAGCTAGGGGCGAAGGCGATGAACATACATCCCGACGCCCACGCGCCGATGCATGACCGGTCCTTCGTAATCAGCCAGAACCTGAAGAGCCTGACCGAAATCATGAAGGCGGCGGAGGGGACAGGCGTGAGTGTCATGGTTGAAAACCTTCCCCGCAACTTCAACTCGGCCGCGCAACTGGCGGAGCTGCTCGATCCCCTTCCGCAACTGGGGCTGCACCTCGACATCGGCCACACTGAGTTGATGGTGAAGACGAGCACCGCCGACGAGATCTTGGAGCGTTTCGGCTCGCGCCTCATGCATGCCCATCTCCACGACAACAAGGGGGGCGATGCCGATCTCCACCTCCCGCTCGGTGCCGGGGTCATCGATATTCCCAGGCATCTCGCTGTTTTGAAGAAGTCAGGCTACGACGGCACCATCACCCTCGAAGTATTCACGCCGGATACGAGCTACCTGAAGTACAGCGCCAAGAGGCTTCGTGCCATGTGGGACGAAGCATGA
- a CDS encoding nucleotidyltransferase family protein yields the protein MKASHGPENASEIMAGLIPPEQWMVYALFINEMATSGIPFAVGGGLAVSAYSACVRNTKDMDIYLLEKDSRQVIEMSRQLGFEEYTEVPYDRTWSYRCTRGGYIIDLLWYMLNGRSSIDETWLTLGWELLVREVPVKLLPVEELIWSKLYILRHDRADWPDILSLLYARGVELDWDRLLTNLGADRMVLGSVVNLLRWFCPGLACRLPESIWAPMGLLPPSCSTAETDHDRVALFNCEHLFGGGLS from the coding sequence TTGAAAGCATCACACGGCCCGGAAAACGCTTCTGAAATAATGGCAGGGCTCATCCCCCCGGAGCAATGGATGGTCTACGCCCTTTTCATCAACGAAATGGCAACCAGCGGCATCCCGTTCGCGGTCGGCGGCGGGTTGGCGGTCTCGGCCTACTCCGCCTGCGTCCGCAATACCAAGGACATGGACATTTACCTCCTGGAGAAAGACAGCCGGCAGGTCATCGAGATGAGCAGGCAACTTGGATTCGAGGAGTACACCGAGGTGCCGTACGATCGGACCTGGAGTTACCGCTGCACTCGCGGGGGCTACATCATAGACCTGCTCTGGTACATGCTGAATGGAAGGAGTTCCATAGACGAGACTTGGCTCACCTTGGGGTGGGAGCTTCTGGTTCGCGAGGTGCCGGTCAAACTCCTCCCTGTGGAAGAGCTGATTTGGTCGAAGCTCTATATTCTCAGGCACGATCGTGCCGACTGGCCCGACATCCTCAGTCTGCTCTATGCACGCGGAGTGGAACTCGACTGGGACCGCTTGCTTACAAATCTGGGGGCGGACCGGATGGTATTGGGGAGCGTGGTGAATCTGCTGCGCTGGTTCTGCCCTGGCCTTGCCTGCCGGCTCCCTGAGTCCATCTGGGCACCGATGGGGCTTCTTCCTCCGTCGTGCTCTACTGCGGAGACCGACCACGATAGGGTGGCGCTTTTCAACTGCGAGCATCTTTTTGGTGGAGGCTTGTCATGA
- a CDS encoding DUF898 family protein → MPSITLTCPVCNFTKQMDVSAIPRPGTTVTCPVCKSLFPLQTDAQGVASEAGNTPALPEENQTPPSSKPVRQRPRTLTFAFTGDAREYFGIWIVNTLLRIVTLGFYSPWAKVRKRRYFCGNTLLDGAPFDYLADPWAILKGWLVAGLFFGLYSLTSRISPLIFAAISLLFLGIFPWVVVRSRIFNLRNSTHRNIHFGFNPEYREAYRVFLGWQLLLPLTIGILGPYVFYRQSRFLVENSRYGTTPFSFHATATDYFKIFLPLLVLIPVGFGAAVGIGVGAGVGFHNEKGAAVGIVFLLFALVYLIAGIYVRTALTNLAWNSTSLGQHRFASALRVRDLLWIYLSSAVAVICTLGLLAPWAVVRMVRYRLERTTVSGVGGFDAIRASEDQQVGAGPEELVDMVGFDLGL, encoded by the coding sequence ATGCCTTCAATAACTTTGACCTGCCCCGTTTGCAACTTCACAAAGCAGATGGACGTCAGCGCCATCCCGCGGCCGGGGACAACGGTCACCTGTCCCGTATGCAAGTCCCTTTTCCCGCTGCAAACCGATGCGCAGGGAGTTGCCTCGGAAGCAGGGAATACGCCTGCACTTCCTGAAGAGAACCAGACCCCGCCATCCTCGAAACCCGTCCGGCAAAGGCCGCGCACCCTCACTTTCGCATTCACCGGTGATGCCAGGGAATACTTCGGCATCTGGATCGTGAACACGCTGCTGCGCATCGTCACCTTGGGCTTTTATTCTCCGTGGGCCAAGGTCCGGAAGCGGCGCTACTTTTGCGGCAACACGCTGCTCGACGGAGCGCCCTTCGATTACCTTGCGGACCCTTGGGCCATCCTCAAGGGGTGGCTGGTCGCTGGCCTGTTTTTCGGCCTCTATTCCCTTACCTCGAGGATCAGCCCGCTCATATTCGCGGCTATCTCACTTCTTTTTCTGGGGATCTTCCCCTGGGTTGTGGTGCGGTCGCGTATCTTCAACCTCAGGAACTCCACCCACCGCAATATCCATTTCGGCTTCAACCCGGAGTACCGCGAGGCGTATCGGGTTTTCCTCGGCTGGCAGTTGCTGCTCCCGTTGACCATAGGCATCCTGGGTCCCTACGTTTTTTACCGCCAGTCCCGTTTCCTGGTGGAAAACAGCCGCTACGGCACCACTCCATTCAGCTTCCACGCCACCGCCACGGATTACTTCAAGATCTTCCTCCCCCTGCTCGTCCTGATACCTGTGGGGTTCGGTGCCGCCGTAGGGATCGGAGTCGGAGCGGGGGTGGGATTCCACAACGAGAAAGGCGCCGCAGTGGGTATCGTCTTCCTGCTTTTCGCCCTGGTATATCTGATAGCCGGCATTTATGTCAGAACCGCTCTCACCAACCTTGCCTGGAATTCAACCTCTCTGGGCCAGCACCGGTTCGCCTCTGCGCTCCGGGTACGCGATCTGCTTTGGATCTATCTCTCCAGCGCCGTTGCCGTCATCTGCACGCTGGGGTTGCTTGCGCCTTGGGCTGTTGTGCGCATGGTCAGGTATCGCTTGGAGCGGACCACCGTATCGGGTGTGGGCGGTTTCGATGCCATCCGGGCTTCAGAGGACCAGCAGGTAGGCGCCGGGCCTGAGGAACTGGTGGACATGGTGGGGTTCGACCTGGGACTATGA
- a CDS encoding NAD(P)-dependent alcohol dehydrogenase, with product MKAVTISRYGGNEVVEVADVPVPTPGEDDVLIKVHAASVNPVDWKIRNGMLKLFTGRSFPKILGSECAGEVVETGANVRQFKKGDFVIGYPGIKRLAAFAEYVCADKGSTFVKPGNVSSEEASTLPIAGLTALRALRDLGKVAEGGHVLINGASGGVGTFAVQIAKILGARVTAVCSASNAALVQDLGADRVLDYAHEDFTKGGERFDVVFDAIAKRSFAECKRAMTAKGVYVSTLPSPSVLLNQYLTRFFTRKTAKAVMVKPNAADMEWMKKYIEAGKLRVVVDKVFSLEQIKEAFIYSESGKAKGKIVVRTGESE from the coding sequence ATGAAAGCTGTGACAATAAGCAGGTATGGTGGCAACGAAGTTGTCGAAGTTGCGGATGTGCCGGTGCCTACTCCAGGGGAAGATGACGTACTCATCAAGGTCCATGCTGCTTCAGTGAATCCTGTGGACTGGAAGATTCGCAACGGCATGCTGAAGCTCTTTACCGGACGCTCTTTTCCTAAGATTCTCGGCAGTGAATGCGCTGGTGAGGTCGTTGAAACCGGAGCCAACGTGCGGCAGTTCAAAAAAGGGGATTTTGTCATTGGCTACCCGGGAATAAAAAGGTTGGCTGCCTTTGCTGAGTATGTTTGCGCTGACAAGGGAAGCACCTTTGTAAAGCCCGGCAATGTCAGCTCCGAGGAAGCATCCACGCTCCCCATTGCCGGGCTGACCGCATTGCGGGCGCTGCGGGACTTGGGCAAAGTTGCCGAGGGTGGGCACGTCTTGATCAATGGCGCGTCGGGAGGTGTAGGGACATTTGCCGTACAGATTGCAAAGATCCTTGGCGCGCGTGTCACCGCCGTATGCAGCGCCAGCAATGCAGCCCTGGTGCAAGATCTCGGTGCCGACCGGGTGTTGGATTATGCGCACGAGGACTTCACCAAAGGTGGCGAGAGGTTCGACGTCGTCTTCGACGCCATTGCCAAGCGCTCGTTTGCCGAGTGCAAAAGGGCGATGACGGCAAAGGGAGTCTACGTAAGCACGCTTCCGTCACCTTCCGTGCTGCTGAACCAGTACCTCACCCGATTTTTCACCCGGAAAACTGCAAAGGCCGTGATGGTTAAGCCCAATGCCGCGGATATGGAATGGATGAAGAAATATATCGAAGCAGGCAAACTCAGGGTTGTCGTTGATAAGGTTTTTTCTCTGGAGCAGATAAAGGAAGCCTTCATCTATAGTGAATCGGGAAAGGCTAAGGGAAAGATTGTTGTCAGGACGGGCGAAAGTGAATAA
- a CDS encoding pyridoxamine 5'-phosphate oxidase family protein, whose product MEIGKHWPMIKAVLDKAHSTNRHCAIATVSEDGTPHVTPIGSLFLRDDCTGFYIESYCQKMADNLKRNNRVCIMGINSGIGYWLKSLFSGRFPSPPGVRLYGTVSELRLGTKDEIEYFQNRVRPFRKLKGHDLLWKNMRHVREIQLQSFEPVHAAKMTQHLWL is encoded by the coding sequence ATGGAAATAGGAAAGCACTGGCCTATGATAAAAGCGGTATTGGATAAAGCGCACTCGACTAATCGTCACTGTGCCATTGCAACAGTTAGTGAGGACGGTACTCCCCATGTCACCCCGATAGGCTCGCTCTTTCTCAGGGATGATTGCACAGGTTTTTATATCGAGAGTTATTGTCAAAAGATGGCGGACAATCTCAAACGCAATAATCGTGTCTGCATCATGGGCATCAACAGTGGGATTGGATACTGGTTGAAGTCGCTTTTTTCCGGACGTTTTCCTTCTCCTCCTGGAGTGAGGCTTTATGGGACCGTCAGCGAACTCAGATTGGGTACTAAAGATGAGATAGAGTATTTCCAAAATCGGGTGCGGCCATTCCGGAAGCTCAAGGGGCATGATCTCCTTTGGAAAAACATGAGACATGTGCGCGAAATACAGTTACAGTCGTTTGAGCCCGTGCATGCGGCAAAGATGACACAGCATTTGTGGTTATAA
- a CDS encoding response regulator, with protein sequence MLRLSSLSIRSLLLLITCIVALPAAVIILYSGIEFRNAMLGEARKETVKFAEMIVNEQRNLVVAAEQLMTALAQLPEVKAGDTAKVESVLKELLKLNPMYANITIADCEGKVWATAVPTAVPYNLSDRYFFKSTLETGKLSSGEYVVSRITTKPVFNLGYPVRDDSGAIAGVIGVAFNLENYRHLLQQMRLPAGSSFTIIDHRGTILARGLTEGNFTGKAYIADSFRKMVEGPDEGVSTRKGLAGDTRIIAYRKLYLPGEKTPYLYVTAGIPVDAATQKANRALILSAVLLSSFLAIACFCAVLIGKRCIADRLQLLEDASRRVASGDLHIRVSEAVTGGELGSLAQTLDDMADQLRTRTEALAQSKIFMNTIIETEPECVKLLDAEGRVQMMNRTGLKMIEADSLAQIQGQCVYPLIAPEHRDAFIQLTQRVFDGVAGNLVFEVHGLKGGHLWVDSHAVPFRNDKGEIVSLLAITRDVTELRKSEEERRKNLLLFESLMRHSPMGIRIFEGGSGKCILLNQATADISGGDMKTMQEQNFRELKSWRESGLLAAAEKVLADGVVRLVEADICTSFGKSVVMSYILSRLLIKEKQHLLVVGRDVTDEKRLTEEKKKMEAQMLHVQKLESLGVLAGGIAHDFNNILMSVMGNAELALLTLPPESPARTNLQNIEISSQRAADLARQMLAYSGKGNFIIEKIDVNRLINEMNHMLEVSISKKVDVRFNLDSGLPLVSVDATQIRQVIMNLVINASEAIGDRCGVISISTGAMECDAAFLSKLWLNDTLKEGTYLYFEVADDGCGMDQATLAKIFDPFFTTKFTGRGLGMAAVLGIIRGHKGTIEVHSEPGKGSRFTVFLPALPPGSARPVQEAEAGPLSPGYGTILLVDDEETIRNLGNEMLQILGYRVLTAEDGLVAVELFKEHHGDITCVILDQTMPNLDGEQTFRILRSMDPSIKVIMSSGFTEQDIAERFIGRGLAGFIQKPYKLASLSRKLQELG encoded by the coding sequence ATGTTACGTCTTTCGTCTCTCTCAATCCGGTCACTTTTGCTGCTGATAACATGCATTGTGGCATTGCCTGCGGCGGTGATAATCCTGTACTCAGGGATCGAGTTTCGTAACGCCATGCTTGGAGAAGCACGAAAAGAGACAGTCAAATTTGCAGAGATGATAGTAAACGAACAGCGGAACCTCGTTGTGGCCGCCGAACAGTTGATGACGGCATTGGCGCAACTTCCAGAGGTGAAGGCGGGCGACACGGCGAAGGTCGAGTCGGTCCTGAAAGAGCTGCTCAAGTTGAACCCGATGTACGCAAATATCACCATCGCCGACTGCGAAGGCAAAGTTTGGGCCACCGCAGTCCCGACAGCCGTGCCGTACAACCTCTCCGACCGCTATTTTTTCAAGAGCACCCTGGAAACCGGAAAACTCTCCTCCGGCGAGTACGTCGTCAGCCGCATCACCACCAAACCCGTCTTCAACTTGGGCTACCCGGTAAGAGACGACAGCGGCGCAATCGCCGGGGTCATCGGCGTCGCCTTCAATCTCGAGAACTACCGGCATTTGTTGCAGCAGATGCGGTTGCCGGCCGGTTCCAGCTTCACCATCATAGATCATCGCGGCACCATCCTTGCCAGGGGACTTACCGAGGGGAATTTTACCGGGAAGGCTTACATAGCAGATTCCTTCCGCAAAATGGTGGAGGGGCCGGACGAAGGGGTGAGCACCAGGAAGGGGCTGGCAGGCGACACGAGGATCATCGCCTACCGCAAGCTGTACCTCCCCGGGGAAAAGACCCCGTACCTGTACGTTACCGCAGGCATCCCCGTGGACGCGGCAACCCAGAAGGCCAACCGGGCGCTTATCCTGAGCGCGGTGCTTTTATCGTCATTTCTGGCCATTGCCTGCTTTTGTGCGGTGCTCATCGGCAAGCGCTGCATCGCCGACCGTTTGCAGCTTCTGGAAGACGCTTCCAGGCGGGTCGCCTCGGGGGACCTGCACATCCGCGTCTCCGAGGCGGTGACAGGAGGCGAACTCGGCAGCCTCGCCCAGACCCTGGACGACATGGCGGACCAGCTTCGTACCAGAACGGAAGCCCTGGCTCAGAGCAAGATCTTTATGAACACCATCATCGAGACCGAGCCGGAATGCGTCAAACTCCTCGACGCGGAGGGGAGGGTGCAGATGATGAACAGGACCGGCCTGAAGATGATTGAGGCAGACTCGCTGGCACAGATCCAGGGGCAGTGTGTTTACCCGCTGATAGCTCCCGAACATCGGGACGCGTTCATTCAATTGACCCAGCGCGTCTTTGATGGCGTTGCCGGCAACCTGGTCTTCGAGGTGCACGGCCTCAAGGGGGGGCATCTCTGGGTCGATAGCCATGCTGTCCCTTTTCGCAATGACAAGGGGGAGATCGTATCTCTTCTGGCCATCACCCGGGATGTCACTGAGCTTAGGAAATCGGAGGAGGAGCGTCGGAAGAATCTGCTGCTGTTCGAGTCTCTTATGCGGCACTCGCCGATGGGAATCCGCATCTTTGAAGGGGGCTCGGGCAAATGCATCCTGCTTAACCAGGCCACCGCCGATATTTCGGGCGGCGACATGAAAACGATGCAGGAGCAGAACTTCCGGGAATTAAAGTCATGGCGGGAAAGCGGCCTACTCGCCGCTGCGGAAAAGGTGCTCGCGGACGGCGTGGTTCGGTTAGTTGAGGCGGATATCTGCACGAGCTTCGGAAAATCCGTGGTGATGTCCTACATCCTGTCCAGGCTCCTCATCAAGGAAAAGCAGCATCTCCTCGTCGTCGGCCGGGACGTGACTGACGAAAAACGGCTGACTGAAGAAAAGAAGAAAATGGAAGCCCAGATGCTGCACGTCCAGAAGCTGGAGAGCCTGGGGGTACTTGCCGGCGGCATCGCCCACGACTTCAACAACATTCTGATGTCGGTCATGGGGAACGCGGAGTTGGCGCTTTTGACTCTTCCCCCTGAATCTCCTGCCCGAACCAACCTGCAGAACATCGAGATCTCTTCACAGCGTGCGGCTGATTTGGCCAGGCAGATGCTGGCTTATTCCGGCAAAGGGAATTTCATCATCGAGAAGATCGACGTCAACAGGCTGATAAACGAGATGAACCACATGCTGGAGGTCTCCATCTCTAAAAAAGTGGATGTCCGCTTCAATCTCGACAGTGGTCTGCCGCTGGTGTCGGTCGATGCGACCCAGATCCGGCAGGTCATCATGAACCTCGTCATCAACGCTTCCGAAGCGATAGGCGATCGCTGCGGAGTGATATCGATCTCCACCGGCGCCATGGAGTGCGATGCCGCGTTTCTTTCCAAGTTGTGGCTGAACGACACACTTAAGGAGGGAACCTACCTCTACTTTGAGGTTGCCGACGATGGGTGCGGCATGGATCAGGCTACCTTGGCCAAGATCTTCGACCCTTTCTTTACCACCAAGTTCACGGGGCGGGGCCTCGGCATGGCTGCAGTCCTCGGCATCATACGGGGGCACAAAGGGACTATCGAGGTTCACAGCGAACCAGGCAAAGGCTCCAGGTTCACCGTATTTTTGCCGGCTCTTCCTCCAGGCTCTGCACGTCCGGTGCAGGAGGCGGAAGCGGGTCCGCTGTCGCCGGGGTACGGCACCATACTGTTGGTCGACGACGAGGAGACCATCCGCAACCTCGGCAACGAGATGCTCCAAATTTTGGGATACCGCGTGCTTACTGCGGAAGACGGGTTGGTCGCTGTGGAGCTTTTCAAGGAGCACCACGGCGACATCACCTGCGTCATTCTGGACCAGACCATGCCGAACCTGGACGGGGAACAGACCTTCCGCATCCTGCGCAGCATGGATCCGTCCATCAAGGTGATAATGTCCAGTGGTTTCACTGAACAGGACATCGCCGAGAGGTTCATCGGACGAGGCTTGGCGGGGTTCATACAGAAACCGTACAAGCTTGCCAGCTTAAGCAGGAAGCTTCAGGAACTGGGGTAA